The Pelobates fuscus isolate aPelFus1 chromosome 2, aPelFus1.pri, whole genome shotgun sequence genome has a segment encoding these proteins:
- the LOC134587649 gene encoding uncharacterized protein LOC134587649 isoform X5, translating to MSCVTSDRAAGTVILCRMSCVSSDRAGTVKLCRMSRVTSDRAAGTVILCRMSCVSSDRAAGTVILCRMSCVTSDRAAGTVILCRMSCVTSDRAAGTVILCRMSCVTSDRAAGTVILCRMSCVTSDRAAGTVILCRMSRVTSDRAAGTVKLCRMSLVTSDRARTVILCRMSRVTSNRGAGTVILCRMSCVTSDRAAVKVKLCRMCHVTSDIAAGTVILCRMSCVSSDRAAVTVKLCRISDSSSKFVSRSYFSQSEPKLGGLFYMITN from the exons ATGTCCTGTGTGACCTCCGACAGAGCTGCTGGAACGGTTATACTTTGCAGGATGTCTTGTGTGTCCTCCGACAGAGCTGGAACGGTTAAACTCTGCAGGATGTCTCGTGTGACCTCCGACAGAGCTGCTGGAACGGTTATACTTTGCAGGATGTCTTGTGTGTC CTCCGACAGAGCTGCTGGAACGGTTATACTTTGCAGGATGTCCTGTGTGACCTCCGACAGAGCTGCTGGAACGGTTATACTTTGCAGGATGTCCTGTGTGACCTCCGACAGAGCTGCTGGAACGGTTATACTTTGCAGGATGTCCTGTGTGACCTCCGACAGAGCTGCTGGAACGGTTATACTTTGCAGGATGTCCTGTGTGACCTCCGACAGAGCTGCTGGAACGGTTATACTTTGCAGGATGTCTCGTGTGACCTCTGACAGAGCTGCTGGAACGGTTAAACTCTGCAGGATGTCTCTTGTGACCTCCGACAGAGCTCGAACGGTTATACTCTGCAGGATGTCTCGTGTGACCTCCAACAGAGGTGCTGGAACGGTTATTCTTTGCAGGATGTCCTGTGTGACCTCCGacagagctgctgtaaaggttaAACTCTGCAGGATGTGTCATGTGACCTCAGACATAGCTGCTGGAACGGTTATACTTTGCAGGATGTCTTGTGTGTCCTCCGACAGAGCTGCTGTAACGGTTAAACTCTGCAGGATATCTGATTCTTCTAGTAAGTTTGTTTCTAGATCCTATTTTAGCCAAAGTGAACCCAAACTTGGGGGACTGTTCTATATGATTACAAATTAA
- the LOC134587649 gene encoding uncharacterized protein LOC134587649 isoform X1, whose protein sequence is MSCVTSDRAAGTVILCRMSCVSSDRAGTVKLCRMSRVTSDRAAGTVILCRMSCVSSDRAGTVKLCRMSCVTSDRAAGTVILCRMSCVTSDRAAGTVILCRMSCVTSDRAAGTVILCRMSCVTSDRAAGTVILCRMSCVTSDRAAGTVILCRMSCVTSDRAAGTVILCRMSRVTSDRAAGTVKLCRMSLVTSNRGAGTVILCRMSCVTSDRAAVKVKLCRMCHVTSDIAAGTVILCRMSCVSSDRAAVTVKLCRISDSSSKFVSRSYFSQSEPKLGGLFYMITN, encoded by the exons ATGTCCTGTGTGACCTCCGACAGAGCTGCTGGAACGGTTATACTTTGCAGGATGTCTTGTGTGTCCTCCGACAGAGCTGGAACGGTTAAACTCTGCAGGATGTCTCGTGTGACCTCCGACAGAGCTGCTGGAACGGTTATACTTTGCAGGATGTCTTGTGTGTCCTCCGACAGAGCTGGAACGGTTAAACTCTGCAGGATGTCTTGTGTGACCTCTGATAGAGCTGCTGGAACGGTTATACTTTGCAGGATGTCCTGTGTGACCTCCGACAGAGCTGCTGGAACGGTTATACTTTGCAGGATGTCCTGTGTGACCTCCGACAGAGCTGCTGGAACGGTTATACTTTGCAGGATGTCCTGTGTGACCTCCGACAGAGCTGCTGGAACGGTTATACTTTGCAGGATGTCCTGTGTGACCTCCGACAGAGCTGCTGGAACGGTTATACTTTGCAGGATGTCCTGTGTGACCTCCGACAGAGCTGCTGGAACGGTTATACTTTGCAGGATGTCTCGTGTGACCTCTGACAGAGCTGCTGGAACGGTTAAACTCTGCAGGATGTCTCTTGTGAC CTCCAACAGAGGTGCTGGAACGGTTATTCTTTGCAGGATGTCCTGTGTGACCTCCGacagagctgctgtaaaggttaAACTCTGCAGGATGTGTCATGTGACCTCAGACATAGCTGCTGGAACGGTTATACTTTGCAGGATGTCTTGTGTGTCCTCCGACAGAGCTGCTGTAACGGTTAAACTCTGCAGGATATCTGATTCTTCTAGTAAGTTTGTTTCTAGATCCTATTTTAGCCAAAGTGAACCCAAACTTGGGGGACTGTTCTATATGATTACAAATTAA
- the LOC134587649 gene encoding uncharacterized protein LOC134587649 isoform X4 — MSCVTSDRAAGTVILCRMSCVSSDRAGTVKLCRMSRVTSDRAAGTVILCRMSCVSSDRAGTVKLCRMSCVTSDRAAGTVILCRMSCVTSDRAAGTVILCRMSCVTSDRAAGTVILCRMSCVTSDRAAGTVILCRMSCVTSDRAAGTVILCRMSRVTSDRAAGTVKLCRMSLVTSDRARTVILCRMSRVTSNRGAGTVILCRMSCVTSDRAAVKVKLCRMCHVTSDIAAGTVILCRMSCVSSDRAAVTVKLCRISDSSSKFVSRSYFSQSEPKLGGLFYMITN, encoded by the exons ATGTCCTGTGTGACCTCCGACAGAGCTGCTGGAACGGTTATACTTTGCAGGATGTCTTGTGTGTCCTCCGACAGAGCTGGAACGGTTAAACTCTGCAGGATGTCTCGTGTGACCTCCGACAGAGCTGCTGGAACGGTTATACTTTGCAGGATGTCTTGTGTGTCCTCCGACAGAGCTGGAACGGTTAAACTCTGCAGGATGTCTTGTGTGAC CTCCGACAGAGCTGCTGGAACGGTTATACTTTGCAGGATGTCCTGTGTGACCTCCGACAGAGCTGCTGGAACGGTTATACTTTGCAGGATGTCCTGTGTGACCTCCGACAGAGCTGCTGGAACGGTTATACTTTGCAGGATGTCCTGTGTGACCTCCGACAGAGCTGCTGGAACGGTTATACTTTGCAGGATGTCCTGTGTGACCTCCGACAGAGCTGCTGGAACGGTTATACTTTGCAGGATGTCTCGTGTGACCTCTGACAGAGCTGCTGGAACGGTTAAACTCTGCAGGATGTCTCTTGTGACCTCCGACAGAGCTCGAACGGTTATACTCTGCAGGATGTCTCGTGTGACCTCCAACAGAGGTGCTGGAACGGTTATTCTTTGCAGGATGTCCTGTGTGACCTCCGacagagctgctgtaaaggttaAACTCTGCAGGATGTGTCATGTGACCTCAGACATAGCTGCTGGAACGGTTATACTTTGCAGGATGTCTTGTGTGTCCTCCGACAGAGCTGCTGTAACGGTTAAACTCTGCAGGATATCTGATTCTTCTAGTAAGTTTGTTTCTAGATCCTATTTTAGCCAAAGTGAACCCAAACTTGGGGGACTGTTCTATATGATTACAAATTAA
- the LOC134587649 gene encoding uncharacterized protein LOC134587649 isoform X2, giving the protein MSCVTSDRAAGTVILCRMSCVSSDRAGTVKLCRMSRVTSDRAAGTVILCRMSCVSSDRAAGTVILCRMSCVTSDRAAGTVILCRMSCVTSDRAAGTVILCRMSCVTSDRAAGTVILCRMSCVTSDRAAGTVILCRMSCVTSDRAAGTVILCRMSRVTSDRAAGTVKLCRMSLVTSDRARTVILCRMSRVTSNRGAGTVILCRMSCVTSDRAAVKVKLCRMCHVTSDIAAGTVILCRMSCVSSDRAAVTVKLCRISDSSSKFVSRSYFSQSEPKLGGLFYMITN; this is encoded by the exons ATGTCCTGTGTGACCTCCGACAGAGCTGCTGGAACGGTTATACTTTGCAGGATGTCTTGTGTGTCCTCCGACAGAGCTGGAACGGTTAAACTCTGCAGGATGTCTCGTGTGACCTCCGACAGAGCTGCTGGAACGGTTATACTTTGCAGGATGTCTTGTGTGTC CTCTGATAGAGCTGCTGGAACGGTTATACTTTGCAGGATGTCCTGTGTGACCTCCGACAGAGCTGCTGGAACGGTTATACTTTGCAGGATGTCCTGTGTGACCTCCGACAGAGCTGCTGGAACGGTTATACTTTGCAGGATGTCCTGTGTGACCTCCGACAGAGCTGCTGGAACGGTTATACTTTGCAGGATGTCCTGTGTGACCTCCGACAGAGCTGCTGGAACGGTTATACTTTGCAGGATGTCCTGTGTGACCTCCGACAGAGCTGCTGGAACGGTTATACTTTGCAGGATGTCTCGTGTGACCTCTGACAGAGCTGCTGGAACGGTTAAACTCTGCAGGATGTCTCTTGTGACCTCCGACAGAGCTCGAACGGTTATACTCTGCAGGATGTCTCGTGTGACCTCCAACAGAGGTGCTGGAACGGTTATTCTTTGCAGGATGTCCTGTGTGACCTCCGacagagctgctgtaaaggttaAACTCTGCAGGATGTGTCATGTGACCTCAGACATAGCTGCTGGAACGGTTATACTTTGCAGGATGTCTTGTGTGTCCTCCGACAGAGCTGCTGTAACGGTTAAACTCTGCAGGATATCTGATTCTTCTAGTAAGTTTGTTTCTAGATCCTATTTTAGCCAAAGTGAACCCAAACTTGGGGGACTGTTCTATATGATTACAAATTAA
- the LOC134587649 gene encoding uncharacterized protein LOC134587649 isoform X3, whose amino-acid sequence MSCVTSDRAAGTVILCRMSCVSSDRAAGTVILCRMSCVSSDRAGTVKLCRMSCVTSDRAAGTVILCRMSCVTSDRAAGTVILCRMSCVTSDRAAGTVILCRMSCVTSDRAAGTVILCRMSCVTSDRAAGTVILCRMSCVTSDRAAGTVILCRMSRVTSDRAAGTVKLCRMSLVTSDRARTVILCRMSRVTSNRGAGTVILCRMSCVTSDRAAVKVKLCRMCHVTSDIAAGTVILCRMSCVSSDRAAVTVKLCRISDSSSKFVSRSYFSQSEPKLGGLFYMITN is encoded by the exons ATGTCCTGTGTGACCTCCGACAGAGCTGCTGGAACGGTTATACTTTGCAGGATGTCTTGTGTGTC CTCCGACAGAGCTGCTGGAACGGTTATACTTTGCAGGATGTCTTGTGTGTCCTCCGACAGAGCTGGAACGGTTAAACTCTGCAGGATGTCTTGTGTGACCTCTGATAGAGCTGCTGGAACGGTTATACTTTGCAGGATGTCCTGTGTGACCTCCGACAGAGCTGCTGGAACGGTTATACTTTGCAGGATGTCCTGTGTGACCTCCGACAGAGCTGCTGGAACGGTTATACTTTGCAGGATGTCCTGTGTGACCTCCGACAGAGCTGCTGGAACGGTTATACTTTGCAGGATGTCCTGTGTGACCTCCGACAGAGCTGCTGGAACGGTTATACTTTGCAGGATGTCCTGTGTGACCTCCGACAGAGCTGCTGGAACGGTTATACTTTGCAGGATGTCTCGTGTGACCTCTGACAGAGCTGCTGGAACGGTTAAACTCTGCAGGATGTCTCTTGTGACCTCCGACAGAGCTCGAACGGTTATACTCTGCAGGATGTCTCGTGTGACCTCCAACAGAGGTGCTGGAACGGTTATTCTTTGCAGGATGTCCTGTGTGACCTCCGacagagctgctgtaaaggttaAACTCTGCAGGATGTGTCATGTGACCTCAGACATAGCTGCTGGAACGGTTATACTTTGCAGGATGTCTTGTGTGTCCTCCGACAGAGCTGCTGTAACGGTTAAACTCTGCAGGATATCTGATTCTTCTAGTAAGTTTGTTTCTAGATCCTATTTTAGCCAAAGTGAACCCAAACTTGGGGGACTGTTCTATATGATTACAAATTAA